In Gossypium arboreum isolate Shixiya-1 chromosome 5, ASM2569848v2, whole genome shotgun sequence, a single genomic region encodes these proteins:
- the LOC108450521 gene encoding uncharacterized protein LOC108450521, protein MIKKPQKVNMFIKKWSELDWRLLFLVVVPLSFLFFVSSLTSTHLNSVVSLRSFIFSNLSDFISLHPHSANAVRSLDRSRIAVCLVGGARRFELTGPSIVEKVLNRYPNADLFLHCPMDKDAFKLSLLRTAPRLASVRIFEQKLVPETGEQVRVLTAANSPNGIQGLLQYFNLVEGCITMIESHQKQRGFTYDWIVRTRVDGYWSAPLHPRNFVAGRYTVPSGSVYGGLNDRLGIGDFFTSKIALSRLALIPEIDKAGYRQLNSESAFKAQLTTLNISYAENRLPFCVVTDRTYEFPPARLGVPVAAMSSLDPLSGAKCRPCSPVCKDGCVADVMSSLDKGWSWTDWGNGTLELCNAQGEWEKGWEKIFDRVAGQKLAQERKRVKSLKLEECIGDFREMKKKAFKWEAPTPEEICRLGLGVSQN, encoded by the exons ATGATAAAGAAGCCACAAAAGGTCAACATGTTTATTAAAAAATGGTCTGAGCTTGATTGGCGTCTTCTCTTCTTAGTCGTCGTTCCCCTTTCGTTTCTGTTTTTTGTTTCTTCCTTAACTTCTACGCATCTCAATTCTGTCGTCTCGCTCCGCTCCTTTATCTTCAGCAACTTGTCGGATTTTATAAGTTTACATCCCCACTCGGCCAACGCTGTTCGGTCGTTGGACAGGTCGAGGATTGCGGTCTGCTTGGTTGGTGGAGCCAGGAGGTTCGAGCTGACGGGACCTTCCATCGTGGAGAAGGTTCTTAACCGGTACCCCAATGCAGACCTTTTTTTGCATTGTCCCATGGACAAAGATGCCTTCAAACTATCGCTTCTAAGGACTGCCCCGAGGCTCGCCTCTGTTCGAATTTTCGAGCAGAAACTAGTGCCGGAGACGGGGGAGCAAGTCCGTGTCCTTACGGCGGCCAACTCCCCTAATGGCATCCAG GGTCTTCTGCAGTATTTCAATTTGGTGGAGGGATGCATCACGATGATCGAGTCACACCAAAAGCAACGCGGCTTCACCTATGACTGGATCGTTCGGACCAGAGTAGACGGTTACTGGAGTGCGCCATTACATCCCCGAAATTTTGTGGCTGGCCGATATACCGTCCCATCTGGGTCAGTTTACGGTGGCCTTAATGACCGCCTCGGCATCGGCGATTTCTTCACTTCCAAGATTGCTCTCTCCCGCCTTGCTCTCATCCCCGAAATCGACAAGGCAGGGTACAGGCAACTCAACTCGGAATCTGCGTTCAAAGCCCAACTCACCACCCTAAACATATCCTATGCGGAGAATAGATTACCGTTCTGCGTGGTGACGGATCGGACGTACGAGTTCCCGCCTGCCCGTTTGGGTGTGCCAGTGGCGGCGATGTCGAGCCTGGATCCACTGAGTGGGGCCAAATGCAGGCCGTGCAGCCCTGTATGTAAAGACGGTTGTGTGGCGGACGTGATGTCGTCGCTTGACAAGGGATGGAGCTGGACCGACTGGGGTAACGGGACTCTTGAGCTATGCAACGCTCAAGGCGAGTGGGAGAAGGGATGGGAGAAGATTTTCGATAGGGTTGCGGGTCAAAAACTCGCTCAAGAGAGGAAGCGAGTTAAAAGTTTGAAGCTGGAGGAATGTATTGGTGATTTTAGAGAAATGAAGAAAAAGGCCTTCAAGTGGGAGGCACCTACGCCGGAGGAAATCTGTCGACTGGGGTTGGGCGTCTCACAAAATTGA